The sequence below is a genomic window from Desulfuromonas sp..
TAGGGGATTATGAGGTTGCGCCGGCGGGTGGCAGGAAAAGGGAAGCCTGCCCTCAGGCCCTCCTGAGAATTATTATCCCTCGCTGACCTGGCTTTCGACCTGGGGGAAGGAATCCATGTGCGGCTTTATGGCCTTGCCGAGCCACGCGATGTTCTGACCGAGGTTCTTCATGTTGGCCATACCTTCGGCGTCCTCGAGCACTTCCTCCTTATGCAGACCGAAGCCGAGGTTCCAGTAGGTAGAGCCGGGAACGATCATGCGGGAGATTTGAAACAGGTGGTTGATCGTATCGAAGGCCTGGATGCCGCCGCCGCGGCGTACGGCCACCACCGCCGCGCCGATCTTGCCCCCGAACAGGCCGTCGTTGGCCAGGGCGACGAAACCCGCGCGATCGATCAGGGCCTTGATTTCCGCGGTGACGTCCGTAAAGTAGGTCGGGGTGCCGATGATGATGGCGTCTGCCCGAACCATCTTTTCGAACACTTCGTTGAACTGGTCATTCTTCAGGACACATTTCAGGTCTCTGTTTTCCCAGCATTTCATGCAGGCCGTACAGCCGCGGACCTGCTTTCCGCCAAGCTGGCATTGTTCTGTTTCCCAGCCAGCCCCTTTCAGGGGTTCGAGTACCGTTTGCAGCATGTTGTCCGTGTTGCCGCCTTTACGCGGGCTACCGTTGATTGCGAGTGCGTACATATATTCTCCCCTGTGATGGTTTTATGAAAATGGCTCCCGCCCGCCGGAGGCTCATTCTTTTGTTCTTGCGTTGCCCCGGGGTGGGGGGGCGATGACTCTAATTTCCTTATACCAAAGTGCGGCCATCCTGTCACGGTGGGGCGGACAGTGGGGGTCAGGCATGCAAACACAGAATGGATGGGGGAAGTTCGAAAGTCTTGCTCTGCCCCTTTCAGTCAAGACCTATGCTTAAAGCTCTTCTTCGCCCCTTTTTTGGCTCCTTTGCGCCATTGCGTTAACGCCTTTGTTTGGTCGTAAAACGAAAAGGAAAAGCCCCCGGGGTCCCCGGGGGCTTTTTGCGTGCAGGTGGTCGGACGCTGGCTAAAGGAGGAACCGCGCCAACGGATAGCCGATGAGGCAGGCGGTGCCGACCCCGATGATGCCGGGGAGCATGAAGCTGTGGTTGAAGTAGTACTTGCCGATCCTGGTCGTCCCGGTGACGTCGAAGTTGCAGGTGGCGATGTCGGAGGGGTAGTTGGGGATGAAGAAGTAGCCGTAGCAGGAGGGCATGATGCCGATCACCAGCGCCGGGGAGAGGCCCATGCCGAGGGCGACCGGGAGCATCATGCGGCAGGTGGCCGCCTGGCTGTTGACCACGACGGAGACGATGAACATCGCCAGGGCGAAGCTCCAGGGATAGGCCTGCACCATGTCGGTGATGCCGGCCTTGAAGCTCGGCATGGCGAACTTGAAGTAGGTGTCGCTCATCCAGGCGATGCCGAAGATGGCGATGGCCGCGACCATGCCCGACTTGAAGACGACGCCTTCGGGGACTTTGGAGGTCTTGGTCTTGGTGACGAGGAGGATGAGGCCGCCGAAGGCGAGCATCATCATCTGGATGACGATCGACATCTTGATCGGCTTCTCGGCTCCGGCGATGGTGCGGATCTCGGGGACCATGGCGATGACGACGATGACCGCCAGGGCCGAGAGGAAGAGGAGGACCGCGTTGCGGGCCGAGGCGGGGAGCTTCTCGCCGAGGGTGGTGGCGGTGGTGTTCTTGATCTGCTCGGCGTAGACGGGGTCCTTCA
It includes:
- a CDS encoding flavodoxin family protein, yielding MYALAINGSPRKGGNTDNMLQTVLEPLKGAGWETEQCQLGGKQVRGCTACMKCWENRDLKCVLKNDQFNEVFEKMVRADAIIIGTPTYFTDVTAEIKALIDRAGFVALANDGLFGGKIGAAVVAVRRGGGIQAFDTINHLFQISRMIVPGSTYWNLGFGLHKEEVLEDAEGMANMKNLGQNIAWLGKAIKPHMDSFPQVESQVSEG
- a CDS encoding anaerobic C4-dicarboxylate transporter, which translates into the protein MLYLEFFFLLLMLYVGSRFGGIGLGVVSVIGLVVEVFVFQMPPTSPPITVMLIIMAVVTCASILEAAGGLKYMLQVAERILRSNPRWVTIIGPLVTYTMTFMLGTGHAVYSVMPIIGDVALKNKIRPERPMAAASVASQLAITASPISAAVVYYLSQLAGANITLLSILCVTIPATLLGTLAMSLYSLRRGVELEDDPEYQRRLKDPVYAEQIKNTTATTLGEKLPASARNAVLLFLSALAVIVVIAMVPEIRTIAGAEKPIKMSIVIQMMMLAFGGLILLVTKTKTSKVPEGVVFKSGMVAAIAIFGIAWMSDTYFKFAMPSFKAGITDMVQAYPWSFALAMFIVSVVVNSQAATCRMMLPVALGMGLSPALVIGIMPSCYGYFFIPNYPSDIATCNFDVTGTTRIGKYYFNHSFMLPGIIGVGTACLIGYPLARFLL